TCATGCGCCAGCCGTACGGCAACAGCATCTGCGTTTCGACGCAGGCGGGCTGCAGCATGGGCTGTGCCTTTTGCGCCTCGGGGCTCCACGGGCTGATCCGCAACCTGACGCCGGGCGAGATGTTTTCCGAGGTCGCCTATGTGCTCCGCCATCTGCGCGCGGACGGCGAAGGGCTGCACAGCATGGTGCTGATGGGCTCCGGGGAGCCGCTCCTGAACTATGAGAATGTCATGGCCTTTCTGCGTCTGCTCCACGCGGACTATTCAATCCATCTGAGCTATCGGAGCATCACGCTGTCGACTTCGGGCATCGTGCCGAATATCAAGCGCCTTGCGGGAGAAGGCATCCCCATCACGCTGTCCATATCGCTGCACGCGCCGACGATGGAGCAGCGGACGGAGCTCATGCCCGTCAACCGGACGTTTCCCATCGAGGAAGTCGTCGAGGCGGGACGTGCCTACGGGCGTGATACGGGACGGCGCGTCACGTATGAATACATTCTGATTGCGGGGTTCAACGATCGGGAGAAAGACGCGGAACAGCTCGCCAAGCTTCTGAGCGGGCAGCTTGCGGGCGTCAATCTCATCCCCGTGAATCCGGTCGCGGAGAAGAACTGGAAGCGGCCGACGCGGCAGGCGGTCGACGCGTTTCAGCGAGCGCTTGAGCGGCGGCATATCACGGCGACGGTGCGCCGGGAGATGGGGGCGGACATTGCGGCCGCCTGCGGACAGCTCCGAAATAAACACATAGAGAAGTGAGGGATGATAGGTGGCTTTTTCCGCTTGGGAATCCTTTTTAGAAAAGCATATCGAAGGCTTCTTCAACAAGAAGTTCAGCAGCTCGCTGGAGCCCGCCGAGCTCCGTCGAAAGCTCCTCAAGGAAGCCGTTCGGCAAAAACGTGAGGAAGACGGGAAGATCTATGTTCCGAACTCCTTTTGGCTCGGCATGCAGGAAGAGGACTATCATCGTCTGAAATCGTCCCGCGTCATCAAGGATTTGGAAATTCTCCTGATGAAGCAGGTCATTTTGGAGGATGCCTTCATGCGAGGCGAGCTGCAGATCAATTTCGTCAAGGAGCCGGAGGCGACGGAGGGGATGCTTCTGCTCGACGTCGCCTTTGCCGAGCCGCCGGAGGAGGCGGACGGACGCGCGGCCCGTGACGACGGGGCACATACGATTGTACTCAAGCGGCCCGCGTTTGATGTCCCGCTGAATCTGCCGGAGGATGTCCCGCTGGCCGCCCTTACAGTAATTGAGGGAACGGATCTGGACGCGTGCTTTACGCTGGGGGAGAAAAAGATGTTTATCGGACGCAGAGAGCAGAGCGATTTCATTCTGACGGATCCGAATACGTCGAGGCTTCATGCGTCAATCAGCTATCAGGAGCACCGGCACATACTGTGCGACGAGGCGAGCACGAACGGACTTTTCGTCCATGGAAACCGCATCCGGCAGGCAACTCTCTCGCATGGAGACGAAATACAGCTCGGAGCGACGGTGCTGCTCTATGAGGTGATCCAATGACAGAGACAGGCGCAGTCATGCAGATTTTGAGTGTGATACTGCAATATGGCGCGCTCCTGGCGCTGCTGCTCTTTGTGCTGCGCCTTTCGAGGGCGATGTTCTTTGATATGCGGAAGACATGCAGAGAGCTCAAGCCGGAGCCGCAGGTCCGAAAGGAAGCCGTCCTGGAGATTTTAGAGGCGCCGGACGCCTCCATGGCAGGCCGCCGCTTCGCGTTCACAGGCGCGCTGACCATCGGACGCGGACCGGAGAACAGCATCGTCTTCCAAGACGCGTATATTTCACATCATCATGTGCGCATTGTACTCTATCAAAATAGGTTTTGCGTGGAGGATGCCGGCGGAAAGAACCCGACCTTTGTCAATGACAAGCAGCTGCCTCCGAAGGGGCGTATATTTTTAAAGAGCGGCGATATCATCAAGCTGGGCTTAGCCGTACTTCGGTTTGAGAGGTGAAGAGAACTTGGAGAAGTGGAACGTAGAAATGGTCACAAATCGCGGCCTCGTCCGTGAGATCAATGAGGATGCGGCGGTCATCATAGACGATGTGCTCATTGTGGCTGACGGAATGGGCGGGTACTCGGCCGGTGAGGTCGCAAGCCGTCTCCTCGTTGAAGCTGTGACGAGAGCGCTGCCGCCCGTCCCGGATGCGGAAAAGGGGACGGAGCGTCTCACGGCCGCGATTGCGGCGGCGAATGAGTCCATATTGGAGGAGAGCAAGGCGCATGCGGATTACAGCGGTATGGGGACGACGGTCGTCCTTCTGGAGCATGCGGGCGATTCTCTCTATTGGGCGCACGTCGGGGACAGCCGCCTGTATCGTCTGCGGGACGGACAGCTCCGCCGGATTACGCGCGACCATTCGCTCGTCGCCGATCTCGTCGAACAGGGCTCCATCACAGAGGCGGAAGCACGCGTCCATCCGAAGCGCAATCTGCTGACACGCGCAGTGGGCGTCGAAGAGAAGGTCGTCCCGGAGACGGGACGGCTGTCGAGCAGAAAGGGCGACATATACCTCCTGTGCTCCGACGGACTGACGAATATGATCGACGATGAACGGATCAGGGATGTGCTTCTGACGAAGGAGAATGGGAAAGCCGCGGCACTCTGCGAGCTGGCGCTTGAGGCGGGGGGGCAGGATAATATCACGGTCATTACGGCTGAGGTGAATGAAGCACATGCGTCCTAATACAAGCTCGATCACAGGAGCTCTGCTGCTGTTCGTGCCCAGTCTCCTGCTGCTGGCGGCAGGGCTCGCTCTCCTCGCGATGAAGGGGATTGTCACCATCGACAGAGGCGTGTGTATTCCGCTGGCGGCCGCCTGGCTGATTGCCGTCGCCCTGCAGATCTATACGCAGCGCGCGGAGGACGGTATGGATTTTCGCATCCTGCCTACGGCGTTTTTTCTCTCAATGCTCGGTGTGCTTGCGATCGGCAGACTCAAGGCGGATGTGTTCACCGCGCAGATCCACTGGCTCATCGTCGGTCTCCTTATCTGCTCGGGAATTGTCCTGCTTCGCAGGAGGCTGCTGGAATTTATTCACTATCCCTATGTGCTGGGCCTTGCGTGTCTCCTCGTGCTGTCTCTGTCCATGCTCTTCGGTACGGAGATCGGCGGCAGCCGCAACTGGATTGTCTTTTCCTCCTTTGCGGTGCAGCCGTCGGAGTTCGGCAAGATTCTCCTGATCCTGTTTCTCGCCTCTTTTCTGGCAGAGCACGGAGAGATTCTGGAGAACCCGAAGCATCAGATCCTCGGCATCCGCATCCCCGCGCTGCGCCTTATCGCGCCGCTCCTGCTGATTTGGAGCATCGCCATCCTCATGTTCGTCGTGCAGAGGGATTTGGGGTCGGCGCTTATCTTCTTCGGCATTGCCGTTTCGATGACGTATATGGCGACGGGGCGAAAGACATATGCCATTCTTGCGTTCCTCGTGTTTTTCAGCGCGGCGTGGATCAGCTATCATGCCTTTTCCCATGTCGCTGTGCGCTTTGATATATGGCTGGATCCGTGGCAGGACCCGGACGGACGCGCCTATCAGATCGTGCAGTCGCTGCTCGCCTTTGCCTCCGGAGGCATCTGGGGGACGGGCTTTGGCGACGGGCAGGCGACGGCGATTCCCGCCGTGCATACGGATTTCATCTTTGCGGCGCTTGCGGAGGAATTCGGACTGATCGGCTCAATTCTCATCATGCTTATCTATGCGCTGCTCTTCTATCAGAGCATCCGCATCGCTCTCCAAGAGTCGGATGCGACGAAAATGCTGCTTGTCGCCGGAATCGCGATCAGCATGTTCCTGCAGGCGTTCATCATCATTGCGGGCGTCAGCAAGTTCCTGCCGCTGACCGGCATAACGCTTCCGTTTGTGAGCTATGGAGGCAGCTCGATGACATCAAGCTTTATCCTGGTCGGACTGCTCATTTCACTATCAAAACAGGAAAATCAACATGGATGAGCGAATAAAAAAGAGGAAACGATGGATTATACATACAGCAGGCGCGCTTCTGCTCGCGTTTCTTGTGCTGGCCGTCTATATCGGCTATGTGCAGGTCATTGAGAGCGAGGATCTCATTTCCTCGCCGTACAATCGCCGCTATGCGACGCATGCGGGCAAAGGGCGCATCCTGGACAGGAACGGGATTGTCCTTGCGGAGACGGATGCGGACGGACGCCGGCAGTATCCGTATGGCGCCGTCTTCTCCCATGTCGTCGGCTACAATGAGCCGGAGGCGGGAAGCGCCGGCGTTGAGTCGAGCATGGCGGACGCGCTTGTCGGAAAAGGAGCTTTGAGGAACTTCGGCCCCCTGCGGAACCTCTTTACGGAGGGGCGCGGGAGCGATGTCGTGCTGACGCTGGATGCTCCGCTGCAGGAGACGATTTACAACGCCATTGGCGATCGCAAGGGGGCGGCCATTGTGATGGACGCCTCGACGGGCAAGGTGCTGGCGATGGTTTCCAAGCCGTCCTACGACCCGAGAGGCGTGTCGGCGAATTGGGACGCATTGCGCGATGCGGCGGAGAGTCCTCTCCTCAACCGCGCGGCGCAGGGGCTCTATCCGCCGGGCTCCGTCATCAAGCCGATGATTGCGGATGCGGCGCTCACGGACGGAAAGACGAATGCAGATGAGATCTTTCACTGCGACGGTGTCCTGCAGGTAGGCAGTGAGAGCATCCGCGAGAGTCACGGCGCGGTGCACGGGGACGTCCATCTTGCCGATGCCGTCGCGGAGTCATGCAATGTCGCCTTCAGTACGCTGGCGCTTCGCCTCGGTGCGGACGGGCTGGAGAAGGCCTTTCACCGCTTCGGCTTTGACGCCGTTCCGGACGGTTTGGATTTTATTGCGGCGGCACCTGTGCTGCCGGCATTTCATACGCTTAGCGACATCGATACGGCGCTCGTCGGCATCGGGCAGAGCACGCTTCTCGTGACGCCGCTGTCCATGCTGCTCTTGGAAGACGCGTTTGCCAACCGTGGCAAGATCATGAAGCCGCAGATCATCGAGCGCATCGTGACGTCTCGGGGACTTGCCGTCAACGCGGGACGCGCAGAGGTGTGGATGCAGCCGACGACGGAGGCCGGGGCGGAGATCATAGATCGATATATGCTCGATGCCGTCCGGAAGGGCACAGGCGGGCGTGCCGAGATAGCGAACGTCCGCGTCACCGGCAAGACCGGGACGGCGGAGACGGGCAGCGGTCAGGATCATGCCTGGTTTATCGGATCGGCGGAGTACGGTGCGGAAAAAATCGTCTTTGTCGTGCTTGTGGAAAACGGAGGCGGCGGCGGCCGTGTGGCGGCGCCGATTGCCAAAGAAATCATAGAGACTTGGATGGAAAACAGGGGGGATCGTCGTGCATGAAGGACTAGGGGTGCTTGGAAATCGCTATGAGCTTTTGGGTCTCGTCGGAAATGGCGGCATGGCAGATGTCTATAAGGCACATGATAAGATATTGGATCGCCTTGTCGCGGTGAAAGTGCTGCACAGCCAATACGCGGATGATGCCTCCTTTGTCGGGCGCTTCAAGAATGAGGCGCAGGCAGCGGCGAAGATGTCGCATCCGAACATCGTCAATGTCTATGATGTCGGTCAGCAGGAGGCGGCGCACTATATCGTCATGGAGTACGTGGCAGGGGATACACTCAAGGATCGGCTGCGCCGCGAGGGGAAGATTCCCGTGAGAGAGGCCCTGGAAATCGCGAAGGGAATTGCGGAAGCGCTGCGCCATGCACACGCGAACGGGCTCGTACACTGTGATATAAAACCGCATAATATCCTGATGATGGCGGACGGCCGCATCAAGGTCGCCGATTTCGGCATCGCGCGCGCCGTGAGCGCGGCGACGGCAACGTACAGCGGAGACGTCGTCGGCTCCGTGCATTACTTCTCGCCGGAGCAGGCAAAGGGCTCCGCCATTACGCCGAAGTCGGACGTCTATTCCCTCGGCGTCGTGCTCTATGAGATGCTGACGGGGGAGCTTCCCTTCAAGGCGGATACGCCCGTTGCGATTGCTCTGCAGCACCTGCAGAAGGAGCCGAAATCCGTGCGTGAAATCGACCCGAGCCTGCCCCCTTTTGTGGAGGCGCTCGTGGGAGAGATGATGCAGAAGGATCCTGCGCGCCGTCCCGACAGCGAGGCGGTGCTTCGTCAAATTGAGCAGGACCTTGCGCTGCTCACGGGAAAGACGACGGGCTATGACCCCTATGCGACACGGATGATGCCGAGAGTTGAGATGGATGAATATGGGGTCACGGGCAGAGGGGATGACTATGAGGATGCCTATGAGCCCGTCCGAGCGGAAAGGAGCATTTTTCGCTCCAAGCCGTTTCTCATCGCTCTGCTGGCCATTCTGTTCCTCGGCTTCTTTGCGGGGGCGTTTCTCTCGTATGGAAAGTTTTGGAGCACGGAGGAGGTCACCGTCCCCGACGTCACGGGGCAGACGCTTGCCGTCGCGAAACAGAACCTCGAGGATAAGAAGCTCCGCGTCAATATCGTTGAGGACTACGACAGCGATGTGCCCGTGGGACAGGTCATCTCCCAAGATCCGGAAGCAGGCTCTGTCGTGAAGGCGGAGCGCACCGTCACGATCACGATCAGCAAGGGCGGCGAGGAGGTCACCATGCCGGATCTGCGCGGACTTGACAGAAGCGCCGCGGAGACGCGCATCGAGAAGATGGGCCTCAAGCTGGGACAGGTCAAGGAGGAGTTCTCCTCGGATAAAGCCGGAACGGTCACGGCGCAGGATCCGCGTGCCGGCAGAAAGATCAGCAAGGGACAGATGGTCGACCTCGTCCTCAGCAAGGGGGAGAAAAAGCAGCAGACCGCCGTACCGAATGTGGAGGGCTCCTCGGAAGCAAGCGCCAAGGCAGCCATCGACCGGGTCGGGCTCAAGGTCGGCCATGTGACGGAGGAGATCAGCGGAGAAAAGGCAGGTACGGTCATTCGTCAGGAGCCGAAGGGCGGCACGGAGGTAGAGACGGGCAGTACGGTTGATATCTTCATATCGACCGGCTCCAAGAGAAGCAATTCATCAAATGCGAAGGACACGGAAGACGCGTCTTCTTCGTCGGAAAGCGACGCTGCGCCTTCGAAGGGAGCTTCCGGTGGAAAGACACAGTGAAGACATCCCTGTGAAGATGACGGGACGCGTGCTGAAGATGCAGAACAGCTTCTACGAGGTGGAGACGGAGGCGGGCCTCATCACGGCAAAGTGTCGAGGCAGGCTCAAGCGGTCGAAGCGGGAGACATCCGTTTTGACCGGAGATATCGTCTCGCTGACACGCCTTGCCGACGGGACCGGCGTGATCGAGGAGGCGCTGGAACGGAAAAATATTCTGACGCGCCCGCCGATTGCCAACGTCGATCAGGTCTTTGTCATATTCGCGGCGCGCGAGCCGGATATCAGCCTGCGCCTCACGGATCGATTTCTCGTGCTCGTCGAGCTGGCGGGCATTGAGGACATCGTTCTCTGCATCAATAAGAGCGATCTCATGACGGATGAGATTCGAAGCGAGCTCGAGCGCTATCGGGAGATCGGCTATCCGCTGCTCTTCGTCTGCGCGGAGACGGGCGAGGGAATGGAGGCGCTTGCCTCGCATGCCGTGGGCAAGGTCAGCGTCCTCGCGGGGCCATCCGGGGTGGGAAAATCCTCGCTCATGAATCGGATGATGAGAGCTTCGGGATCTTCCATGGAGTCCGAGATCTTACACGCGACGGGCGCGGTCAGCGAGAAGATAAAGCGAGGCCGTCATACGACGCGATTCTCCGCGCTCCTGTCCTTCGCGGGCGGATATCTCGCGGATACGCCCGGCTTCAGCGCGACAGACTTTTCGGGTGTGGACGCGCGGGACGCTGCCCGGTGCTTTCCGGAGTTTCGTGCGCATCTGGAAAGGTGCCGCTATCCGGACTGCACGCACAGCCATGAGCCGATGTGCGCAGTCAAAGAGGCCGTGCAGGAGGGCATCATATATGAAAGCCGTTACGACAGCTATTTGCAGATATTAAAAGAGTGCATGGAGGGAAGGAAGGGATTCAGATGAGTTCAGTTATCATTGCACCGTCTATTTTGTCCGCGGACTTTGGCTGCCTCACAAGTGAGATCAACAAGGTCGTGGATGCGGGCGCGGAATACGTGCACATTGATGTCATGGACGGACGCTTTGTGCCGAATATTACGCTCGGCTCGCCGGTTGTCAAAGCGCTGCGCAAGACGTGCAGGGGCGTCTTTGATGTACACTTGATGGTCGAGCATCCGGAGGCGCAGATCGAGGCATTTGCCGACGCCGGCGCGGATATCATCACATTCCATATCGAAGCTGCGCGCCATCCGCATCGCATCGTCCAGCAGATCAAGGCGGCCGGCTGCAAGGCGGGCATTTCTCTCAATCCGGGGACGCCTCTCGTCATGCTGGAGGAGCTCATCGAGGATATTGATATGGCGCTTTTGATGACGGTTAATCCCGGCTTTGGCGGACAGAAGCTCATCCCCTCCGTATTGGAAAAGGTGTCCATTCTCCGTCACACTGTAGAGGAAAACGGCTTTGCGCTCGACATCGAGGTCGACGGCGGCATCAACGCCGTGACGGCAAAGGATGCGCGCGAGGCGGGAGCGAACGTGCTTGTCGCCGGATCGGCCATCTATGAGTCGGACGATTTTGCGGCCGCGATTAAAGCGCTCCGCGGAGAATCCTGAGGTGACCATGAGTGAAAAGGTAAAAGCGGTCGTCCTCCTGTCCGGAGGATTGGACTCGACGACGTGCATGGCCGTCGCGCAGAATGCCGGTGAAGAGCTCTATCCCATCAGCTTCAACTATCATCAGAGGCACAGCATCGAGCTGGAATCGGCAAAGAAGGTCGCCGCGCATTATGCGGTGAGCAGGCACCTGATCGT
This portion of the Selenomonas sp. TAMA-11512 genome encodes:
- the pknB gene encoding Stk1 family PASTA domain-containing Ser/Thr kinase is translated as MHEGLGVLGNRYELLGLVGNGGMADVYKAHDKILDRLVAVKVLHSQYADDASFVGRFKNEAQAAAKMSHPNIVNVYDVGQQEAAHYIVMEYVAGDTLKDRLRREGKIPVREALEIAKGIAEALRHAHANGLVHCDIKPHNILMMADGRIKVADFGIARAVSAATATYSGDVVGSVHYFSPEQAKGSAITPKSDVYSLGVVLYEMLTGELPFKADTPVAIALQHLQKEPKSVREIDPSLPPFVEALVGEMMQKDPARRPDSEAVLRQIEQDLALLTGKTTGYDPYATRMMPRVEMDEYGVTGRGDDYEDAYEPVRAERSIFRSKPFLIALLAILFLGFFAGAFLSYGKFWSTEEVTVPDVTGQTLAVAKQNLEDKKLRVNIVEDYDSDVPVGQVISQDPEAGSVVKAERTVTITISKGGEEVTMPDLRGLDRSAAETRIEKMGLKLGQVKEEFSSDKAGTVTAQDPRAGRKISKGQMVDLVLSKGEKKQQTAVPNVEGSSEASAKAAIDRVGLKVGHVTEEISGEKAGTVIRQEPKGGTEVETGSTVDIFISTGSKRSNSSNAKDTEDASSSSESDAAPSKGASGGKTQ
- the rlmN gene encoding 23S rRNA (adenine(2503)-C(2))-methyltransferase RlmN, with amino-acid sequence MKKPLLGLSLEELAAELAELSLPKYRVKQLAEWLYQKQALRFDEMTSLPKKLREQLDEMYDITAVEEVDRLYSADGKTSKFLLRIADGILVETVLMRQPYGNSICVSTQAGCSMGCAFCASGLHGLIRNLTPGEMFSEVAYVLRHLRADGEGLHSMVLMGSGEPLLNYENVMAFLRLLHADYSIHLSYRSITLSTSGIVPNIKRLAGEGIPITLSISLHAPTMEQRTELMPVNRTFPIEEVVEAGRAYGRDTGRRVTYEYILIAGFNDREKDAEQLAKLLSGQLAGVNLIPVNPVAEKNWKRPTRQAVDAFQRALERRHITATVRREMGADIAAACGQLRNKHIEK
- a CDS encoding Stp1/IreP family PP2C-type Ser/Thr phosphatase translates to MEKWNVEMVTNRGLVREINEDAAVIIDDVLIVADGMGGYSAGEVASRLLVEAVTRALPPVPDAEKGTERLTAAIAAANESILEESKAHADYSGMGTTVVLLEHAGDSLYWAHVGDSRLYRLRDGQLRRITRDHSLVADLVEQGSITEAEARVHPKRNLLTRAVGVEEKVVPETGRLSSRKGDIYLLCSDGLTNMIDDERIRDVLLTKENGKAAALCELALEAGGQDNITVITAEVNEAHAS
- a CDS encoding FtsW/RodA/SpoVE family cell cycle protein — translated: MRPNTSSITGALLLFVPSLLLLAAGLALLAMKGIVTIDRGVCIPLAAAWLIAVALQIYTQRAEDGMDFRILPTAFFLSMLGVLAIGRLKADVFTAQIHWLIVGLLICSGIVLLRRRLLEFIHYPYVLGLACLLVLSLSMLFGTEIGGSRNWIVFSSFAVQPSEFGKILLILFLASFLAEHGEILENPKHQILGIRIPALRLIAPLLLIWSIAILMFVVQRDLGSALIFFGIAVSMTYMATGRKTYAILAFLVFFSAAWISYHAFSHVAVRFDIWLDPWQDPDGRAYQIVQSLLAFASGGIWGTGFGDGQATAIPAVHTDFIFAALAEEFGLIGSILIMLIYALLFYQSIRIALQESDATKMLLVAGIAISMFLQAFIIIAGVSKFLPLTGITLPFVSYGGSSMTSSFILVGLLISLSKQENQHG
- a CDS encoding FhaA domain-containing protein → MAFSAWESFLEKHIEGFFNKKFSSSLEPAELRRKLLKEAVRQKREEDGKIYVPNSFWLGMQEEDYHRLKSSRVIKDLEILLMKQVILEDAFMRGELQINFVKEPEATEGMLLLDVAFAEPPEEADGRAARDDGAHTIVLKRPAFDVPLNLPEDVPLAALTVIEGTDLDACFTLGEKKMFIGRREQSDFILTDPNTSRLHASISYQEHRHILCDEASTNGLFVHGNRIRQATLSHGDEIQLGATVLLYEVIQ
- a CDS encoding penicillin-binding transpeptidase domain-containing protein, producing the protein MDERIKKRKRWIIHTAGALLLAFLVLAVYIGYVQVIESEDLISSPYNRRYATHAGKGRILDRNGIVLAETDADGRRQYPYGAVFSHVVGYNEPEAGSAGVESSMADALVGKGALRNFGPLRNLFTEGRGSDVVLTLDAPLQETIYNAIGDRKGAAIVMDASTGKVLAMVSKPSYDPRGVSANWDALRDAAESPLLNRAAQGLYPPGSVIKPMIADAALTDGKTNADEIFHCDGVLQVGSESIRESHGAVHGDVHLADAVAESCNVAFSTLALRLGADGLEKAFHRFGFDAVPDGLDFIAAAPVLPAFHTLSDIDTALVGIGQSTLLVTPLSMLLLEDAFANRGKIMKPQIIERIVTSRGLAVNAGRAEVWMQPTTEAGAEIIDRYMLDAVRKGTGGRAEIANVRVTGKTGTAETGSGQDHAWFIGSAEYGAEKIVFVVLVENGGGGGRVAAPIAKEIIETWMENRGDRRA
- the rsgA gene encoding ribosome small subunit-dependent GTPase A, coding for MERHSEDIPVKMTGRVLKMQNSFYEVETEAGLITAKCRGRLKRSKRETSVLTGDIVSLTRLADGTGVIEEALERKNILTRPPIANVDQVFVIFAAREPDISLRLTDRFLVLVELAGIEDIVLCINKSDLMTDEIRSELERYREIGYPLLFVCAETGEGMEALASHAVGKVSVLAGPSGVGKSSLMNRMMRASGSSMESEILHATGAVSEKIKRGRHTTRFSALLSFAGGYLADTPGFSATDFSGVDARDAARCFPEFRAHLERCRYPDCTHSHEPMCAVKEAVQEGIIYESRYDSYLQILKECMEGRKGFR
- a CDS encoding FHA domain-containing protein → MTETGAVMQILSVILQYGALLALLLFVLRLSRAMFFDMRKTCRELKPEPQVRKEAVLEILEAPDASMAGRRFAFTGALTIGRGPENSIVFQDAYISHHHVRIVLYQNRFCVEDAGGKNPTFVNDKQLPPKGRIFLKSGDIIKLGLAVLRFER
- the rpe gene encoding ribulose-phosphate 3-epimerase; protein product: MSSVIIAPSILSADFGCLTSEINKVVDAGAEYVHIDVMDGRFVPNITLGSPVVKALRKTCRGVFDVHLMVEHPEAQIEAFADAGADIITFHIEAARHPHRIVQQIKAAGCKAGISLNPGTPLVMLEELIEDIDMALLMTVNPGFGGQKLIPSVLEKVSILRHTVEENGFALDIEVDGGINAVTAKDAREAGANVLVAGSAIYESDDFAAAIKALRGES